The genomic interval TTGTTGAACAGCCACAGCGTCTCGAGCGAGCGCAGTCCGGCGAACATCTCGTCCTGGAGAACGGTCAGGGGGTTGTCGGTGATCGTGAGTTCCCTCAGCGAGGACAGCCCGGCGAAGTCGCCCGGCTTGAGCGAGGTGATTCCGCTGCTGCCGAGGTCGATGCGGCCGTCGATGGCGGCCAGATGGGCTTCGGTGACGAGCGCGCAGTCGGAAACGTCGCGGATTCTGCCCAGGATGGCGGCCACGACCTGCTCGGTCCGCCCACAGATGCCCGCGGCCGTGGATTCGACCGATACGAAGATGACCTGCCGGGCCGACAAGCTCCCATCCGTCGCGCTCGCGGTGACCCTCGCCCTCCCCACGGCCACGCCGGAGATGGTCAGGGCGCTGCCGGACACACTAGCCGTCGCGACGGCGGGGTCGTTCGATGACGCCTCATAGGTAAGTTCGTCCCCGTCCGGGTCGCTGAAGTAGAGCGACAGGTTCACCACCGCGGATTCGCCCTCCGCAACGGTCTGGTCGGGGATCGTGCCCACAGCCTCCGGGGCCTGGTTGGCGGGCTCGGGTTCGGTCGGCGCTTCCTCGCCGCCGCAGGCGGTCAGGCAGACTGTGGCGAAGGCCACGACCGAATGGGCCAGGCGGCGCCGGCAAGAGGGGATGGGCGGACTCGAAAAGCGCATGGTCCTGATGACATCGTTGCCGAGGGAAGACTTGCCGCCCGCGATCGCGGCCTTCCGTTCAACGAGCATGTGAAGGGCAGGTGCAGCCCCGCCATTCCCTGTTTTGGGAACCCCGCCCGGTCTCCCGCCGCCGGTTAGCGGGACGAGCCTCGCAAGCCTTCCAGCGACATGATCCGTCGCACGAGCTCGGTTTGCTTGTGAATCCCCTGCTTGCGGTACACCCGCTTGAGGTGCATGCGCACGGTGCTCTGCGCGCAACCCTGCGCGCCCGCGATGTCGGCTATGGTCCGGCCGGCCGCCAGTGCCACGGCCACGCGCGCCTCAGTGCGCGTCAGCCCCAGCACCTCGGCGGCCAGCTCCGGATCGACCCGGGGTCGCCTTGCCGGGTCGACAACGAGCACCAGCGCGCCGACCGCCAGGACCCGGTGGCCCGCGCCCATCCTCCGAACCGGATGGACTTCCACGATCAGCGGAGCTTTGACCTTCCTGCGCGTGACCTTCATCCAGCCGCCGGAGCCATGAACGCGGTACGGAGGTAGAGCCCGCGCCAACAAGCGCTTCAACTGCGCGTCCTCGTCCTTGATGCGGGCAGCCAGCACGCCATCCTCGTCGCAGAGACCATCGCGTTTCAGCAGGATTTCCCGGGCCGGTTCATTCGCCTCCAGGATGCGCCCTCGGCGATCGAGCTGCATGAACCCCGATTGCCGGTTCTCGAGTAGCTCGGCAAGTGATGCGCCCAGCGCCCCGGCGTCCGCCATCGCGCGTCGCACGCGGGCGATCTGACGTATGTGAGGCGCGAGACGCCTGATGAGCCGGATCTGATCGTGCCCCCAGCCTTCGCGCTCGGTGGAGTCGCCGAAGGACAGGACAACCGCCAGCCCGTTCCCTCCGTCGAGCGCCATGAACAGCCCGTCCTGCGTCTTGTGGACGCGCCGAAACTCGTTGTATGTGGCGGACGTTCTCTTCTCCTCGTCGGAATAGAGATGGGACCTGTGGACCAACTCGCGATCGCGAAGTCC from Gammaproteobacteria bacterium carries:
- a CDS encoding LuxR C-terminal-related transcriptional regulator, which encodes MASQDQFERVLEKLYQAALQDADWVSGAAIIHEMVRTNGHSLTFVDLGSGAEPEIYLSEFFVGSERRDDLQQQYFHDYYWRDEAIPRLYGLRDRELVHRSHLYSDEEKRTSATYNEFRRVHKTQDGLFMALDGGNGLAVVLSFGDSTEREGWGHDQIRLIRRLAPHIRQIARVRRAMADAGALGASLAELLENRQSGFMQLDRRGRILEANEPAREILLKRDGLCDEDGVLAARIKDEDAQLKRLLARALPPYRVHGSGGWMKVTRRKVKAPLIVEVHPVRRMGAGHRVLAVGALVLVVDPARRPRVDPELAAEVLGLTRTEARVAVALAAGRTIADIAGAQGCAQSTVRMHLKRVYRKQGIHKQTELVRRIMSLEGLRGSSR